In Persicimonas caeni, a single window of DNA contains:
- a CDS encoding glycosyltransferase family 2 protein translates to MLRAIKKVTPSRLYVIGDGPRTSLPGEHARVERTRQLVGDIDWNCEVKTNFAEENLGWRRRASTGIDWAFEHEEELIILEDDCVPDPTFFRFCAELLDRYRHDSRVMAISGDNFQFGRHSTRFSYYFSHFSHCWGWATWRRAWKLYDRDMSLWPEVRDDNWLDQYFETAAACHYWSEIFERVYRGDIDSWAYIWQFTMFVQRGLCILPAHNLVTNIGFGSSATHTKAADSVLANLETKPMHFPLCHPDFVIRHSQADQFSQRHHFDPIVGVRSLLRRAARYTKYKTRHIIDDLVREN, encoded by the coding sequence GTGCTGCGTGCGATCAAGAAAGTCACACCGTCTCGTCTCTATGTCATCGGTGATGGCCCTCGCACTTCGCTTCCTGGGGAGCATGCCCGCGTCGAGCGCACCAGACAGTTGGTCGGTGACATCGATTGGAACTGCGAGGTGAAAACCAACTTCGCCGAAGAGAACCTCGGTTGGCGCCGCCGGGCTTCCACCGGCATCGATTGGGCATTCGAGCACGAAGAAGAGTTGATCATTCTCGAGGATGACTGCGTCCCCGACCCGACCTTCTTTCGCTTCTGCGCCGAACTTCTCGACCGCTACCGCCACGATTCGCGGGTCATGGCCATCTCTGGCGACAATTTCCAATTCGGCCGCCACTCGACCCGTTTTAGCTACTACTTCTCCCACTTCAGTCACTGCTGGGGCTGGGCGACCTGGCGACGCGCTTGGAAGTTGTACGATCGCGATATGTCGCTTTGGCCCGAGGTACGCGATGACAATTGGCTCGACCAATACTTCGAAACCGCGGCCGCCTGCCACTACTGGAGCGAGATCTTCGAGCGAGTCTACCGCGGCGACATTGATTCATGGGCCTATATCTGGCAATTCACCATGTTTGTCCAACGCGGCCTCTGTATTTTGCCCGCGCATAATCTGGTCACAAATATTGGGTTTGGTTCGAGCGCGACTCACACAAAAGCCGCCGACAGCGTGCTTGCCAACCTCGAGACGAAGCCAATGCATTTCCCGTTGTGTCACCCCGACTTTGTGATTCGTCACTCACAAGCCGATCAGTTTAGCCAACGGCACCACTTCGATCCTATTGTCGGTGTCCGGAGTTTGCTTCGGCGCGCGGCTCGATACACCAAATATAAAACTCGGCACATCATCGATGATCTAGTCCGTGAGAACTGA
- a CDS encoding HAD family hydrolase, producing MVDIAHRILRSPAPKVVSFDVFDTLLRRQASTSTVDRLTVRQLHASLERVAEVPLDLEALLDHRRAFARRHEAIARKTGVEWSVEDWLDELAVEWALDRETVQALGLEAQSYWEKCLTAAMPGASTAIELLEEHDISVVAISDTYLPKCLLDELLHHHDLPIDRVFSSASIGLSKRHGQLFEYVVRDIGISPHQLVHVGDNLKSDVIRAAGSACRYIWVPRTTLAPGPPPYVPPLATVDRGLSAHEVAELVVIPEAEKETDALYRFGKRYIAPVLCLFSYWQWRHYRRHGISHSFYLAREGRLLLDVYEKLADVLPDSPQRHYAHLSRRAVSGALLLDLCRHDAGFPGKIGRNSARQLLEQYPLDDSLCAKILAKAGIAPHTPLSQATRAEISAACSSLRADMDGICAEHRQLLAGYLRDFVGDSPLETIALVDSGWAGTTQRAINQSLDGTTIVGLYLGVSAQGPASTPQNLKFGLLRDDHRTRPSTVPLFKSAGVIRAWELILSNPAEPTTIGLRQADSGRIEPLLGERVPLSPSLRSSRASLTCGVLDGVEALKPSVEILVELSDCLDEKSVVIAARLLARRALCFPPREAAEKLLDFRFHEGAVTSTWSSLDLGGLPQGVAWLPGILAKYRLSALQGPLDTAAFIADRLFR from the coding sequence TTGGTCGACATCGCCCACAGAATCCTTCGGTCACCTGCGCCCAAGGTAGTCTCTTTCGACGTCTTCGACACCCTGCTTAGGCGGCAGGCGAGCACATCGACGGTCGATCGGCTCACCGTCCGGCAACTACATGCCTCGTTGGAGCGAGTCGCCGAGGTCCCACTCGACCTCGAAGCACTGCTCGACCACCGACGGGCGTTCGCACGCCGACACGAAGCCATCGCACGTAAGACCGGGGTCGAATGGAGCGTCGAGGACTGGCTCGACGAGCTCGCCGTCGAGTGGGCCCTTGATCGCGAGACGGTCCAAGCCTTGGGTTTGGAAGCCCAATCGTATTGGGAAAAGTGTCTCACCGCCGCGATGCCCGGCGCGAGCACAGCGATCGAGTTGCTCGAGGAGCACGACATTTCCGTCGTCGCGATCAGTGACACCTACCTTCCCAAATGCCTTCTCGACGAACTGCTCCATCACCATGACTTGCCGATTGACCGGGTATTCAGCTCCGCGTCTATCGGCCTCTCCAAACGTCACGGGCAACTCTTTGAGTACGTCGTTCGTGACATCGGCATCAGCCCACACCAACTGGTACATGTCGGGGATAATCTTAAAAGCGATGTGATTCGCGCGGCCGGTAGCGCCTGCCGTTATATCTGGGTTCCTCGAACCACACTGGCACCTGGCCCTCCGCCGTACGTGCCTCCTCTGGCCACTGTGGATCGGGGACTATCCGCACACGAAGTTGCAGAATTAGTCGTCATCCCCGAAGCCGAAAAAGAGACTGACGCCCTCTACCGGTTCGGAAAGAGATATATCGCGCCGGTGCTCTGCTTGTTTAGCTATTGGCAATGGCGTCACTATCGGCGCCACGGGATATCACACAGCTTCTATCTCGCCCGGGAGGGACGTCTTCTGTTGGACGTCTACGAAAAACTAGCGGATGTGCTCCCTGATTCACCGCAGCGTCACTATGCCCATTTATCGCGCCGAGCAGTCAGCGGCGCACTTCTCTTGGACTTATGCCGTCATGACGCCGGGTTTCCCGGGAAAATCGGACGAAATTCTGCCCGGCAACTTCTCGAGCAGTACCCGTTAGACGACTCGTTGTGCGCCAAGATCCTCGCCAAGGCCGGCATCGCCCCCCACACTCCTCTTTCACAAGCAACCCGTGCGGAAATCTCCGCTGCTTGCTCGAGCCTTCGAGCTGACATGGACGGCATCTGCGCAGAGCACCGTCAACTGCTTGCCGGCTATCTGCGCGACTTCGTCGGCGACTCACCGCTCGAAACCATCGCACTCGTCGACTCTGGTTGGGCTGGCACCACACAACGTGCGATCAACCAGAGCCTCGACGGTACCACTATTGTCGGCCTCTACCTCGGCGTCTCCGCCCAAGGCCCCGCCTCGACTCCCCAAAACCTCAAGTTTGGCTTGTTGCGAGATGATCATCGCACGCGACCCTCCACAGTACCGCTCTTCAAGTCAGCGGGCGTGATTCGAGCCTGGGAACTTATCTTGTCGAACCCTGCAGAGCCGACAACTATCGGCCTGCGGCAGGCCGATTCGGGGCGCATCGAACCCCTTCTTGGAGAGAGGGTCCCGCTTTCGCCTTCCTTGCGCTCCTCGAGGGCAAGCCTGACCTGCGGTGTGCTCGATGGAGTCGAAGCACTGAAGCCATCGGTAGAGATTCTCGTAGAACTCAGCGATTGTCTCGACGAGAAGTCCGTTGTCATCGCCGCGCGTCTGCTCGCCCGACGCGCCCTGTGCTTTCCTCCGCGAGAGGCCGCCGAGAAGTTGCTCGACTTTCGCTTCCACGAGGGCGCGGTGACGTCAACGTGGTCGTCTCTCGACCTCGGCGGACTCCCTCAGGGGGTCGCCTGGCTCCCAGGCATCCTCGCCAAGTACCGCCTCAGCGCTCTACAAGGACCTCTCGATACAGCTGCGTTTATCGCCGACCGGCTGTTCCGCTGA
- a CDS encoding glycosyltransferase produces MEEQTIITGEHVKACRDKDDRPERCFHGQRVPREPVLSIVTPTYNAMPYLAEAIESTEALGEEFAFEHVVADGASTDGSVGLLSGAEYVRGVSQPDDGLYSALNWTLRHAHGRYVQWLNADDLLCPNFTRRAVELLEAHDNIDLVLGSTLFIDAAGVVEETWRYEPYRAVDLWACAQGYFFNINSAVFRTDLLRSVGDFDQSTYPTAADIDFEMRLLRNKIDAVVLDEPAYVFRRHASSRTSGEDAPERVMQTGWRLFETWSMDESLDTALRRAFALRAMELRLGWCFKRLRTFGRRAEALGDLVQLLSTRPRETGLAAKSWLDKKFRGGFVPMKSEHTTAADEVSGTAGRR; encoded by the coding sequence ATGGAAGAGCAGACCATCATCACGGGGGAACATGTCAAAGCATGCCGGGACAAAGACGACCGGCCCGAGCGTTGCTTTCATGGCCAACGGGTTCCTCGAGAGCCGGTCTTGTCGATCGTCACCCCGACATACAACGCCATGCCGTACTTGGCGGAGGCCATCGAATCGACCGAGGCACTCGGTGAGGAGTTCGCCTTCGAACATGTGGTCGCCGATGGTGCCAGCACAGACGGCTCAGTGGGACTCCTTTCGGGCGCCGAATACGTGCGAGGTGTGTCTCAGCCAGACGATGGTCTCTACAGTGCGCTCAACTGGACACTTCGGCATGCTCATGGGCGATATGTCCAGTGGCTCAATGCCGATGACCTGCTCTGCCCGAACTTTACCAGACGCGCAGTCGAGCTTCTGGAAGCACACGACAATATCGACCTCGTCCTCGGCTCCACGTTGTTCATCGACGCCGCGGGTGTCGTCGAGGAGACGTGGCGCTATGAGCCCTACCGTGCCGTTGACCTGTGGGCCTGCGCGCAGGGTTATTTCTTCAACATCAACTCGGCGGTCTTTCGCACAGATCTGCTGCGTTCGGTCGGAGATTTCGACCAATCCACCTATCCGACAGCGGCCGACATCGACTTCGAGATGCGTCTGCTGCGCAACAAAATCGACGCAGTTGTGCTGGACGAGCCCGCCTACGTGTTTCGGCGTCATGCGTCCTCTCGTACCAGCGGCGAGGATGCACCAGAGCGAGTCATGCAGACCGGTTGGCGCTTGTTCGAGACTTGGAGCATGGACGAATCACTCGACACGGCTTTGCGCCGCGCGTTTGCTCTCCGCGCGATGGAGCTTCGTTTAGGCTGGTGCTTCAAGCGACTTCGCACCTTTGGCAGACGAGCCGAGGCATTGGGCGACCTCGTCCAGCTATTGAGCACTCGGCCGCGGGAGACAGGTCTCGCGGCGAAGAGTTGGTTGGACAAGAAGTTTCGTGGTGGATTCGTCCCGATGAAATCCGAACACACTACCGCAGCAGATGAAGTCAGCGGAACAGCCGGTCGGCGATAA
- a CDS encoding sulfotransferase family protein, with translation MPKPIFILGITPRSGTAFLGRLLSQHPSCTSNHGIPEPYFVYGADHLVSFVELLSELWGRHASDEKRADLLRSLGDGLVQFLQRRCGAPDKRVIVKTPTVHNVELFFELFPDAQLVILVRDGRAVTESSVKSFQIRYEKAIRRWRRAADTILEFVEESDVNDNQWIVVRYEDLVGDLERECHRIFDFLDLDPQVYDFEAAQRSPVMGSSEARGGADQVHWKPVEKSADFDPLQRFAHWSPHRHRRFNWIAGKQLEAFGYERKQPETEEVWRLANRFLDLLWAPQNVAAKLYHRRRRLLQQAREVCSKGKPCFQRLRELLWEVSHVDALH, from the coding sequence ATGCCCAAGCCTATTTTCATCCTCGGAATCACACCCCGGAGCGGCACCGCATTTTTGGGCCGGCTGCTGTCACAACATCCGTCATGCACAAGCAACCACGGTATTCCCGAACCCTATTTCGTATACGGTGCCGACCATCTGGTTTCCTTTGTCGAACTCCTCAGTGAATTGTGGGGGCGCCACGCGTCTGACGAAAAGCGAGCTGATTTGCTCCGCTCACTCGGCGATGGGTTGGTCCAATTTCTCCAGCGACGTTGCGGTGCCCCCGACAAGCGAGTGATCGTCAAAACACCGACGGTTCACAATGTGGAGCTGTTCTTCGAACTCTTCCCCGACGCCCAGCTGGTCATATTGGTACGCGATGGGCGTGCGGTCACCGAGTCGTCGGTAAAGTCATTCCAGATACGCTACGAAAAGGCCATTCGTCGTTGGCGTCGTGCCGCAGATACTATTTTGGAGTTTGTCGAAGAGAGCGATGTCAATGACAACCAGTGGATCGTGGTGAGGTATGAAGATCTCGTGGGCGACCTCGAGCGCGAGTGTCACCGGATCTTCGATTTTCTCGATCTCGATCCGCAGGTGTATGATTTCGAAGCCGCGCAGCGCTCGCCCGTAATGGGCTCATCTGAGGCACGGGGTGGCGCCGATCAAGTCCACTGGAAGCCGGTCGAGAAATCTGCCGACTTCGATCCCCTCCAACGCTTCGCCCACTGGAGTCCACACCGTCACAGGCGATTCAACTGGATCGCAGGCAAACAACTCGAGGCATTTGGGTACGAGCGCAAACAACCCGAGACTGAAGAGGTTTGGAGGCTGGCCAATCGATTCCTCGACCTGCTCTGGGCGCCGCAAAATGTCGCGGCCAAGCTCTATCACCGCCGCCGTCGACTACTCCAACAGGCGCGGGAAGTCTGCAGCAAGGGTAAGCCCTGTTTCCAGCGGCTTCGCGAGCTACTCTGGGAAGTCAGCCACGTCGACGCCCTCCATTGA
- a CDS encoding glycosyltransferase family 2 protein: protein MSEVSVVIPSRNRPKLLNQVLASYVGQPKVREILIVDDGSSRSVESALKGRWRDDERVRILRLPRSLGAAAARNAGINEATAPFVFFGEDDAVLDDGHIGGLLAERERLGVEVICGRLIQQQSNETFEQARRRVEGTHEALYNRRIISVTTASVREPVEVPFAHCLFLAPTDLVKEHLFSTHYGGPSFMREDAELQLRLRKSGYPLYVTPAATVFHLAKKKGAGAGTRDYSSVLAQLGSITANLAMLIDEYFEELRPFFPGMNKRQMLTRACRGHLYLGLKNWMRASSPLIDRSAEWWNRARWILQRSN, encoded by the coding sequence ATGTCTGAGGTAAGTGTTGTCATTCCGTCCCGAAATCGGCCGAAACTGTTAAACCAGGTATTGGCATCTTATGTGGGCCAGCCGAAGGTCCGCGAGATCCTTATAGTCGACGATGGATCCTCTCGTTCTGTCGAGTCGGCGCTCAAGGGGCGGTGGCGCGACGATGAGCGGGTCCGAATCTTGCGTTTGCCTCGTTCTTTGGGAGCTGCTGCGGCACGAAATGCCGGAATCAACGAGGCGACCGCACCTTTTGTCTTCTTCGGTGAAGATGACGCGGTGCTCGACGATGGGCATATCGGAGGGCTGTTGGCCGAACGAGAGCGCCTCGGCGTGGAAGTGATCTGTGGCCGACTGATCCAACAGCAATCCAATGAGACGTTCGAGCAAGCGCGCCGTCGTGTAGAGGGAACGCACGAGGCACTCTACAACCGCCGGATTATTTCGGTGACCACGGCCAGTGTGCGTGAGCCGGTCGAGGTTCCGTTTGCACACTGTTTGTTTTTGGCTCCCACCGATTTGGTGAAGGAGCACTTATTTAGCACCCACTACGGTGGCCCATCTTTCATGCGCGAGGATGCCGAACTGCAACTCAGGCTCAGAAAGAGCGGGTATCCGCTGTACGTGACACCCGCGGCCACGGTGTTCCACTTGGCTAAGAAGAAGGGCGCTGGCGCCGGCACCCGTGATTACTCGTCGGTGTTGGCGCAGTTGGGCAGTATCACGGCCAATTTGGCGATGCTAATCGACGAGTACTTCGAGGAATTACGCCCGTTCTTTCCGGGCATGAACAAGCGCCAGATGCTGACACGCGCCTGTCGTGGACATCTGTACTTGGGATTGAAGAATTGGATGCGAGCCAGTTCTCCGCTCATCGACCGCAGCGCTGAGTGGTGGAATCGAGCACGTTGGATACTCCAACGCTCTAACTGA
- a CDS encoding DegT/DnrJ/EryC1/StrS family aminotransferase, whose product MTIPFIDLHAQHQPIRAEIDRAIAEVLDSGQFIRGPFVRRFEEKVAEYVGVKHAIGVSSGTDALLASLMALGVGPGDEVITTPFTFCASAECILRVGAEPVFVDIDPATFNLDAGLVTEAVTDRTRAILPVHLFGQCCDMDAIMDVARAHDLFVVEDCAQAMGAKYRGQQAGSMGDVGCFSFFPTKNLGGVGDGGMITCDDDALAERIRVVCSHGCAEKYDQVMAGGNFRLDAIQAAVLDVKLEHLNEWIGVRRQNARAYDEALAGVEGVVTPVEAEGCWHTYNQYTVRVDDREAVCGRLKDAGVGFGVYYRKGLQAQAAYEGVRCVPEGLGVTEMVCGEVVSLPVGGEQIAVDLVARTMS is encoded by the coding sequence CGGGCCAGTTCATCCGCGGGCCTTTTGTAAGGCGCTTCGAGGAGAAGGTCGCGGAGTATGTCGGGGTCAAGCACGCCATCGGCGTCTCATCCGGAACGGATGCGCTCTTGGCGAGCCTCATGGCCCTGGGCGTCGGCCCAGGCGACGAAGTCATCACCACGCCTTTCACGTTCTGCGCCTCGGCCGAGTGCATTTTGCGGGTGGGCGCCGAACCCGTGTTCGTGGATATCGACCCGGCGACGTTCAACCTCGATGCCGGGTTGGTCACCGAGGCGGTGACTGATCGAACGCGCGCGATCTTGCCGGTACACCTGTTCGGGCAGTGCTGCGACATGGACGCAATCATGGACGTGGCGCGTGCTCATGACTTGTTCGTGGTCGAAGACTGCGCCCAGGCGATGGGCGCGAAGTACCGGGGGCAGCAGGCAGGATCGATGGGCGACGTGGGCTGTTTTAGCTTTTTTCCGACGAAGAACCTCGGTGGCGTGGGTGATGGCGGAATGATCACGTGTGACGATGATGCCTTGGCGGAGCGGATTCGAGTGGTCTGCTCGCATGGGTGTGCCGAGAAGTACGACCAGGTGATGGCCGGCGGGAACTTCCGGTTGGATGCGATTCAGGCGGCGGTGCTGGACGTGAAATTAGAGCATCTGAACGAGTGGATTGGGGTGCGGCGGCAGAATGCGCGCGCGTACGATGAGGCGTTGGCGGGGGTCGAGGGGGTTGTGACGCCGGTGGAGGCGGAGGGGTGTTGGCACACGTATAACCAGTATACGGTGCGGGTGGACGACCGCGAGGCGGTGTGTGGGCGGTTGAAGGATGCGGGGGTGGGGTTTGGGGTGTATTATCGCAAGGGGTTGCAGGCGCAGGCTGCGTATGAGGGTGTGCGGTGTGTGCCGGAGGGGTTGGGGGTGACAGAGATGGTTTGTGGGGAGGTGGTGAGTTTGCCGGTGGGGGGGGAGCAGATTGCGGTAGACTTGGTGGCGCGTACGATGTCCTGA